In one window of Arctopsyche grandis isolate Sample6627 chromosome 6, ASM5162203v2, whole genome shotgun sequence DNA:
- the CSN7 gene encoding COP9 signalosome subunit 7 has product MIKLKFDDTPQSMTPISNMPVEKTENPSSNSSLEQFTLLAKGARGQACAELVKQALEAPGVHVFGELLDMPNVKELDNGPFALHFKTLNLFAYGTYKDYLRDKTQFLELNPTQCKKLQHLTIVTLATREKCIPYSSLLEELSIKNVRDLEDLIIEAIYADIIHGKLDQKNSRLEVDYALGRDARPEEIDSILATLTEWCDSCDAVLSCVDTQINRANAEKQRRTKHKESIEQEILNIKKNLKAQAEVEEGVGGAGSSDTHLYKNKKTSSKGKSTRNPGKFWQRTT; this is encoded by the exons attaaattaaaatttgatgacACCCCTCAGAGTATG ACACCCATTAGCAATATGCCTGTCGAGAAGACAGAAAACCCGAGCAGTAATAGCTCTCTGGAACAATTTACATTGTTAGCCAAAGGTGCTCGAGGACAAGCTTGTGCGGAATTAGTCAAACAAGCTCTCGAAGCACCTGGCGTACATGTCTTCGGTGAATTGCTGGATATGCCTAATGTTAAAGAG CTGGATAATGGACCCTttgcattacattttaaaactcTAAATTTATTTGCTTACGGTACATACAAAGACTACTTAAGAGATAAGACTCAATTTTTAGAGTTAAATCCTACCCAGTGTAAAAAGTTGCAACACTTAACTATTGTGACATTGGCCACCAGAGAAAAATGTATCCCTTATAGTAGTTTGCTTGAAGAGTTGTCTATTAAAAATGTGCGCGATTTAGAAGATTTAATAATCGAAGCTATATATGCCG atattatacACGGAAAGTTAGATCAAAAAAACAGTAGATTAGAAGTAGATTATGCACTAGGAAGGGATGCTCGCCCTGAAGAAATTGATTCAATTCTTGCGACTCTGACTGAATGGTGTGACTCTTGCGATGCAGTTTTATCTTGCGTCGATACTCAAATAAACCGAGCCAATGCCGAAAAACAAAGACGCACCAAACATAAAGAGTCGATCGAACAGGag attttaaatattaaaaagaatcTTAAAGCTCAAGCGGAAGTTGAAGAAGGCGTCGGAGGAGCGGGTAGCTCTGATACTcatttgtacaaaaataaaaagactAGTAGTAAAGGAAAATCTACACGCAATCCTGGAAAATTTTGGCAAAGAACTACATAA